A genome region from Halarchaeum grantii includes the following:
- a CDS encoding TrkH family potassium uptake protein, with product MQESSATIGRDLGRIFQAFSVMPLLSLPVALVWNELYAVPALLVSAVLPLGVGTALARRFAGAAEPGKLHGMMIAASGWFLVAVFGALPFLLVAWTQRFALFGAPLLSETTAAHLSALNAVFESLSGFTGTGLTMSVNESELPHTLQWWRSFIEWIGGVGVIVLTTAILARPGSGSLTLYESEARSEKIHPSIVSTVRTIWWIFLLFTVFAILVLWLAGMPMWDAVNHAMTGLATGGFSITDGSIATYDSPLIDFALLPIMVLGSIAFPVHYLVLRGDLSQLYEDLQTRWVFGFFGLLSAFLVAIIYSQGVYQSTETITFLGTTLTGNAAALFQSVRYGVFQFVSAASCTGFQTANSLGTEWSMAAQMTVSIGMVVGAAAGSTVGGIKLVRFATLTKGTAYRIRNVFLPQSAVTHFELGGRKLDDQEAAREFEEAAIITFLWVVFLAISAFVLMLTVDSSFTLPNVLFEVASAQGNVGLSAGITGPEMPTPAKVIFLFNMWIGRLEIIPVLVLLRGLLYREGVFQ from the coding sequence ATGCAGGAGTCCTCTGCGACGATCGGCCGGGATCTCGGCCGAATCTTTCAGGCGTTCTCCGTGATGCCGCTGCTGTCGCTCCCGGTCGCCCTCGTCTGGAACGAGCTCTACGCAGTTCCTGCATTACTGGTGTCGGCGGTCCTCCCGCTCGGGGTCGGAACCGCACTCGCCCGTCGGTTCGCCGGCGCTGCCGAGCCGGGCAAGCTCCACGGGATGATGATCGCGGCGAGCGGGTGGTTCCTCGTCGCCGTCTTCGGCGCACTGCCGTTCCTCCTCGTCGCGTGGACGCAGCGGTTCGCGCTCTTCGGCGCGCCGCTCCTCTCGGAGACGACGGCGGCACACCTCTCCGCGCTGAACGCGGTCTTCGAGAGTCTCAGCGGCTTCACCGGGACGGGACTCACGATGAGCGTGAACGAGTCCGAACTCCCGCACACGCTCCAGTGGTGGCGGTCGTTCATCGAATGGATCGGCGGCGTGGGCGTCATCGTCCTGACGACGGCGATCCTCGCCCGTCCGGGAAGTGGGAGTCTCACCCTCTACGAGAGCGAGGCGCGCTCGGAGAAGATCCACCCGAGCATCGTGTCGACGGTCCGCACCATCTGGTGGATCTTCCTCCTCTTCACCGTCTTCGCCATCCTGGTGTTGTGGCTGGCGGGGATGCCGATGTGGGACGCGGTCAACCACGCGATGACCGGGCTCGCCACCGGCGGGTTCTCCATCACGGACGGCTCGATCGCGACCTACGACAGCCCCCTCATCGACTTCGCACTGCTTCCGATTATGGTGCTCGGGAGCATCGCGTTCCCCGTCCACTATCTTGTCCTCCGTGGTGATCTCTCCCAGCTGTACGAGGACCTCCAGACGCGCTGGGTGTTCGGTTTCTTCGGACTCCTGTCGGCGTTCCTCGTCGCCATCATCTACAGCCAAGGCGTCTATCAGTCGACGGAGACGATCACCTTCCTCGGCACCACGCTCACCGGGAACGCCGCCGCGCTCTTCCAGTCCGTCCGGTACGGCGTCTTCCAGTTCGTCTCGGCGGCGTCCTGTACGGGCTTCCAGACGGCCAACTCGCTCGGAACGGAGTGGTCGATGGCTGCCCAGATGACGGTATCCATCGGGATGGTGGTCGGCGCGGCCGCCGGGTCGACCGTCGGCGGCATCAAACTCGTCCGGTTCGCCACGCTCACGAAGGGGACCGCCTACCGCATCCGGAACGTCTTCCTGCCGCAGTCCGCCGTGACACACTTCGAACTCGGCGGCCGGAAACTCGACGACCAAGAGGCCGCCCGGGAGTTCGAGGAGGCCGCCATCATCACGTTCCTCTGGGTCGTCTTCCTCGCCATCAGTGCGTTCGTCCTCATGCTCACCGTCGACTCGTCGTTCACGCTGCCGAACGTCCTCTTCGAGGTGGCGAGCGCACAGGGGAACGTCGGGCTCTCGGCGGGCATCACCGGGCCGGAGATGCCGACGCCCGCGAAGGTGATCTTCCTGTTCAACATGTGGATCGGGCGCCTCGAGATCATCCCCGTGCTCGTCTTACTCCGTGGGCTCCTCTATCGTGAGGGTGTCTTCCAATGA
- a CDS encoding potassium channel family protein produces MYVIIVGAGNIGSQVLELAEQTQNEVVVIERDPDVADRTGRKHDCLVINADATEKETLEDAGAARADAIICTTDEDATNIMCLLLAKEFEIPSLVTVVQNPEHMNVFRQIGANVLENPQRLIAEYLFRAVQRPAIKDFMSLAGGAEVFEVTVTETAPIAGKSLHGADEADLIPEDVLVVAVERGETVVTPRGGTVVEAGDLLTVFSREGATDDILRAFAGTDTDQ; encoded by the coding sequence ATGTACGTCATCATCGTCGGCGCGGGCAACATCGGCTCGCAAGTCCTCGAACTGGCCGAACAGACACAGAACGAAGTCGTCGTCATCGAACGCGATCCGGACGTCGCCGACCGCACCGGTCGCAAACACGATTGTCTCGTCATCAACGCGGACGCGACGGAGAAGGAGACGCTCGAAGACGCGGGTGCCGCACGGGCCGACGCCATCATCTGCACGACCGACGAGGACGCCACCAACATCATGTGTCTCCTCCTCGCGAAGGAGTTCGAGATCCCCTCCCTCGTCACCGTCGTCCAGAACCCCGAGCACATGAACGTCTTCCGCCAGATCGGCGCGAACGTCCTCGAGAACCCCCAGCGTCTCATCGCCGAATACCTCTTTCGCGCCGTCCAACGCCCCGCTATCAAGGACTTCATGTCTCTCGCCGGGGGCGCCGAGGTGTTCGAAGTCACGGTCACCGAGACCGCTCCCATCGCCGGGAAGTCCCTCCACGGAGCCGACGAAGCCGACCTCATTCCGGAAGACGTCCTCGTCGTCGCCGTCGAGCGCGGTGAGACCGTCGTCACACCCCGTGGCGGGACCGTCGTCGAGGCCGGCGACCTCCTCACGGTCTTCTCACGGGAGGGCGCGACAGACGACATCCTGCGGGCGTTCGCAGGGACGGATACCGACCAGTGA
- a CDS encoding Lrp/AsnC family transcriptional regulator: MERLDEVDRRILYRLVEDARNTSAPMIADEVNVSGATIRNRIEQLEERGVITGYHAAINYERGENWMQNLFICTAPVADREKQAKKVSNIPGVVNVRELLAGRRNLHVTAIGANSDELTVISRRLADLGLDIEDEHIVHMEETVPLDHFGPGDGPRNSPMRDFLSLTGGAEVIELTVDENSPIAGLTLSEANESGLLDEDLLVIAIERDDEIITPRGFTEIRADDLVTIFSRYSTEGVAIEPFEADA, translated from the coding sequence ATGGAGCGGTTGGACGAAGTCGATCGGCGTATCCTCTATCGCCTCGTCGAGGACGCACGGAACACGTCCGCACCGATGATCGCCGACGAGGTGAACGTCTCGGGCGCGACGATTCGGAACCGTATCGAGCAGCTCGAAGAACGAGGCGTTATCACTGGCTATCACGCGGCCATCAACTACGAGCGGGGCGAGAACTGGATGCAGAACCTCTTCATCTGCACCGCGCCGGTCGCCGACCGCGAGAAACAAGCGAAGAAAGTGTCGAACATCCCGGGCGTCGTCAACGTCCGCGAACTCCTCGCCGGCCGACGGAACCTCCACGTCACCGCGATCGGCGCGAACTCCGACGAGCTGACCGTCATCTCGCGGCGACTCGCCGACCTCGGGCTCGACATCGAGGACGAACACATCGTCCACATGGAGGAGACGGTGCCACTCGACCACTTCGGACCGGGCGACGGACCGCGAAACTCGCCGATGCGGGACTTCCTCAGCCTCACCGGAGGGGCCGAGGTGATCGAGCTCACGGTCGACGAGAACTCACCGATCGCCGGCCTCACGCTCTCCGAGGCGAACGAATCCGGCCTCCTCGACGAGGACCTACTCGTCATCGCCATCGAGCGCGACGACGAGATCATCACCCCGCGTGGGTTCACCGAGATCCGAGCCGACGATCTCGTCACCATCTTCTCACGCTACAGCACGGAGGGCGTCGCCATCGAGCCGTTCGAGGCCGACGCCTGA
- a CDS encoding amino acid permease, whose amino-acid sequence MSLFDITFIGVGAMIGAGVFALTGFAAGIAGPALTIAFIINGFVALFTAVSYAELGAAFPEAGGGYLWVKEALRDPNGFYAGWMSWFAHAVACSLYAVTFGTFFTVLAVYAIPGLSNHFVLFGVLSQHWTEKLIAVLVVIAFAYINYRGAEETGKAGVVVTGLKLLILGIFIVFGVRATLTAPQWAGKFLSSPMFAPNGVFGIIGAMGFTYIAFEGYEIIVQSGEEVVDPGTNIPKAVFYSLAIVIPIYVLVAFVSIGGITVNQHILDLAGVAGTPADWTTWQILGELGELGIIRAAGQFVPYGVPLLLFAGLAATVSALNATVYSSSRVSFAMGRDRVLPPVFDNVHPEKRTPHIAIAISAVIIVVMAIALPIESVAAAADIMFILLFVQVNWTLIRMRKTHPDLPRTYEVPYMPWPPLIGIVLQFLLTPFLVYELGLQAIGIGTSNEGLIALVTTIVWMGLGLVVYYGYSQAKEEEQLEEETPTVVVEQEPADREYQIVVPVANPETADQLMHTAIDMARENDGEILALSVVTVPQQTPLEEGREFVDDERELLAQTMEIAEDADVPVSGTIKIGHEVSTAILNTIEQHGSDAVILGWRGRSRRRDFVLGSNVDDVVTGAKCDVLVERIDETIQDVERVLVPTAGGPHAELAAEVAQAISHTTHAHVDVAHVVEPGGSEADHADAEELVDTLASTLADDVEVGTRVLEGDVVDAIVDASGEYDVTVIGSSREGLLQQLVFGAVPEAVGERAKGTVIMVKRHGTFRSWLSRWFTWT is encoded by the coding sequence ATGAGCCTCTTCGACATCACCTTCATCGGCGTCGGCGCGATGATCGGTGCCGGCGTCTTCGCCCTCACGGGCTTCGCTGCGGGTATCGCCGGCCCCGCCCTCACCATCGCGTTCATCATCAACGGCTTCGTCGCGCTCTTCACCGCCGTGAGCTACGCCGAACTCGGCGCGGCGTTCCCCGAGGCCGGCGGCGGCTACCTCTGGGTGAAAGAGGCCCTTCGGGACCCGAACGGCTTCTACGCCGGCTGGATGAGCTGGTTCGCCCACGCCGTCGCCTGCTCGCTCTACGCGGTGACGTTCGGGACGTTCTTCACCGTCCTCGCCGTCTACGCCATCCCCGGTCTCTCCAACCACTTCGTCCTCTTCGGCGTCCTCTCCCAACACTGGACGGAGAAGCTCATCGCCGTCCTCGTCGTCATCGCGTTCGCCTACATCAACTATCGCGGCGCCGAAGAGACCGGGAAAGCCGGCGTCGTCGTCACGGGACTCAAACTCCTCATCCTCGGCATCTTCATCGTCTTCGGTGTGCGCGCCACCCTCACCGCCCCGCAGTGGGCGGGGAAGTTCCTCTCCAGTCCCATGTTCGCCCCGAACGGCGTCTTCGGGATCATCGGCGCGATGGGCTTCACCTACATCGCCTTCGAGGGCTACGAGATCATCGTCCAGTCCGGCGAGGAGGTCGTCGACCCCGGGACGAACATCCCGAAAGCCGTCTTCTACTCGCTCGCCATCGTCATCCCCATCTACGTCCTTGTCGCCTTCGTCTCGATCGGCGGCATCACCGTCAACCAGCACATTCTCGACCTCGCGGGTGTCGCGGGCACGCCCGCTGACTGGACGACGTGGCAGATCCTCGGCGAGCTCGGCGAACTCGGCATCATCCGCGCGGCCGGCCAGTTCGTCCCCTACGGCGTCCCGCTCCTCCTCTTCGCCGGGCTCGCCGCCACGGTCTCCGCGCTCAACGCGACCGTCTACTCCTCCTCGCGCGTCTCCTTCGCGATGGGCCGCGACCGCGTCCTCCCGCCCGTCTTCGACAACGTCCACCCGGAGAAACGTACGCCCCACATCGCAATCGCCATCTCCGCGGTGATCATCGTCGTCATGGCCATCGCCCTCCCGATCGAGTCCGTCGCCGCTGCGGCGGACATCATGTTCATCCTGCTGTTCGTGCAGGTGAACTGGACGCTCATCCGGATGCGCAAGACACACCCCGACCTCCCGCGGACCTACGAAGTCCCCTACATGCCGTGGCCGCCGCTCATCGGCATCGTCCTCCAGTTCCTCCTCACGCCCTTCCTCGTCTACGAACTCGGCCTCCAGGCCATCGGCATCGGCACGAGCAACGAGGGGTTGATCGCGCTCGTCACGACCATCGTCTGGATGGGGCTCGGTCTCGTCGTCTACTACGGCTACTCGCAGGCAAAGGAAGAAGAGCAACTCGAAGAGGAGACCCCGACCGTCGTCGTCGAGCAGGAACCCGCCGACCGGGAGTACCAGATCGTCGTCCCGGTCGCCAATCCGGAGACCGCCGATCAGCTCATGCACACCGCCATCGACATGGCGCGTGAGAACGACGGCGAGATCCTCGCGCTCAGCGTCGTCACCGTCCCCCAGCAAACCCCGCTCGAGGAGGGTCGCGAGTTCGTCGATGACGAGCGCGAACTGTTGGCCCAGACGATGGAGATCGCCGAGGACGCGGACGTCCCGGTCAGCGGCACGATCAAGATCGGCCACGAGGTATCCACGGCGATCCTGAACACCATCGAACAACACGGCAGCGACGCCGTCATCCTCGGCTGGCGCGGGCGCTCTCGACGCCGTGACTTCGTTCTCGGGAGTAACGTCGACGACGTCGTCACGGGCGCGAAGTGCGACGTCCTCGTCGAGCGCATCGACGAGACGATCCAAGACGTCGAGCGGGTCCTCGTGCCGACCGCCGGTGGTCCGCACGCCGAGCTCGCAGCCGAAGTCGCACAGGCGATCTCACACACCACGCACGCACACGTCGACGTCGCCCACGTGGTCGAACCCGGTGGCTCGGAGGCTGACCACGCGGACGCGGAAGAGCTCGTGGACACGCTCGCATCGACGCTCGCCGACGACGTCGAGGTCGGAACGCGCGTTCTCGAAGGCGACGTCGTGGACGCAATCGTGGACGCGTCGGGAGAGTACGACGTGACCGTGATCGGGTCGTCACGAGAAGGCCTCCTCCAACAACTCGTCTTCGGGGCCGTTCCCGAAGCCGTCGGCGAACGTGCGAAGGGCACGGTCATCATGGTCAAGCGCCACGGGACGTTCCGCTCGTGGCTCTCACGGTGGTTCACCTGGACGTAG
- a CDS encoding glycoside hydrolase family 127 protein, whose amino-acid sequence MSGTYWSPGLKNVRIRDDFWSPRLKTNSYISLDQQYDHLQANGSLDNFRRVVGEAGGDFEGPPFIDANVYKWIEAASYALATDEMTTLRGKVDTVISLIEQAQADDGYLFTYFMLGDNSGRWSNFTMMHELYCAGHLIEAAVAHHRALDDDRLLRVARTLADHIDERFGPDKQDTIPGHEEIELALVRLYRVTDDDRYLDLAGYFIDRRGRDPSPLAAELPELEQMVERGSFSKEQKESGWSVVGYQDTLRDDSGEYDGLWAQDHAPIRDQRRVEGHAVRAGNLYAAVAAYLHEVDDDELFAAVERLWRNMVTRRMYVTGGVGSSPDTESFTEDYDLPNDTAFAETCASASAIFWSQNMFELTGEGRYIDTLERILYNSLLSGVSLDGSRYCYNNPLQTDEEYHRNEWFYVACCPPNLSRVLASLGEYIYARSERELLCNLYVSSTVDTTLAGTDVTVEQRTEYPWDGDVAVDLSLDDSATFTLGFRIPDWTENWAVTINGESVSVAPTDGYVTVDREWDDGDHIEVSLAMEPDVVVAHPDVESDKAHAALRRGPLVYCVEDLDNPHPARHLILSRPDSLSARYTESMLDGMTVIEGEASVQDAQEWQDALYRSLDSVAESSTEFLAIPYYARNNRGPTSMRTWLRLA is encoded by the coding sequence ATGAGCGGCACCTATTGGTCGCCTGGACTCAAAAACGTCAGAATACGCGACGATTTCTGGTCACCTCGTCTGAAGACGAACTCCTACATCTCCCTCGACCAGCAGTACGATCACCTCCAAGCGAACGGCTCCCTCGATAATTTCCGTCGCGTCGTCGGCGAGGCCGGTGGCGACTTCGAGGGCCCGCCGTTCATCGACGCGAACGTCTACAAGTGGATCGAGGCCGCAAGCTACGCGCTCGCGACCGACGAAATGACGACTCTCAGAGGGAAAGTCGATACCGTAATCTCCCTGATCGAACAGGCGCAGGCCGACGACGGCTATCTGTTCACGTACTTCATGCTCGGGGACAACTCGGGACGGTGGTCGAACTTCACCATGATGCACGAGTTGTACTGCGCCGGGCATCTGATCGAGGCCGCGGTCGCACACCACCGCGCGCTCGACGACGATCGCCTCCTCCGGGTCGCCCGTACTCTGGCCGACCACATCGACGAGCGATTCGGCCCGGACAAACAGGACACGATACCGGGCCACGAGGAGATCGAACTGGCGCTCGTTCGGCTCTACCGAGTCACCGACGACGACCGATATCTGGATCTAGCGGGCTACTTCATCGACCGCCGGGGACGAGACCCCTCACCGTTGGCGGCGGAGCTACCGGAACTCGAGCAGATGGTGGAGCGGGGCTCGTTCAGCAAAGAGCAAAAGGAGAGCGGGTGGTCCGTCGTCGGGTATCAGGACACCTTACGCGACGACTCCGGGGAGTACGACGGCCTCTGGGCGCAGGATCACGCTCCCATCCGTGACCAGCGACGCGTGGAGGGACACGCCGTCAGAGCCGGGAACCTCTACGCCGCCGTCGCCGCGTACCTCCACGAGGTCGACGACGACGAGTTGTTCGCCGCAGTCGAGCGCCTGTGGCGGAACATGGTGACTCGCCGGATGTACGTCACCGGCGGCGTCGGCTCGAGCCCGGACACCGAGTCGTTCACCGAGGATTACGACCTCCCCAACGACACCGCCTTCGCCGAAACCTGCGCGTCCGCGAGCGCGATATTCTGGAGTCAGAACATGTTCGAGCTGACGGGGGAGGGACGGTATATCGACACCCTCGAGCGCATCCTCTACAACTCCCTGCTGTCCGGTGTCTCGCTCGACGGATCGCGATACTGCTACAACAACCCCCTGCAGACCGACGAGGAGTACCACCGAAACGAGTGGTTCTACGTCGCGTGCTGTCCGCCGAACCTCTCCCGCGTCCTCGCATCGCTCGGCGAGTACATCTACGCTCGATCCGAGCGCGAACTGCTGTGCAATCTCTACGTGAGCAGTACCGTCGACACGACTCTCGCGGGCACCGACGTCACCGTCGAGCAGCGCACCGAGTACCCGTGGGACGGAGACGTGGCGGTCGACCTCTCCCTGGACGACTCGGCGACGTTCACGCTCGGCTTCCGCATCCCCGACTGGACCGAGAACTGGGCGGTCACGATCAACGGCGAGTCCGTGTCCGTCGCGCCGACGGACGGCTACGTGACGGTCGACCGGGAGTGGGATGACGGGGACCATATCGAGGTGTCGCTCGCGATGGAGCCGGACGTCGTCGTCGCGCATCCCGACGTCGAGAGCGACAAGGCACACGCGGCGCTGCGTCGCGGGCCGCTCGTCTACTGCGTAGAGGACCTCGACAACCCCCATCCGGCACGGCACCTCATCCTCTCACGGCCGGACTCGCTCAGCGCACGATACACCGAGTCGATGCTGGACGGCATGACGGTCATCGAGGGGGAGGCGAGCGTTCAGGACGCACAGGAGTGGCAGGACGCGCTCTATCGGTCGCTCGACTCGGTCGCGGAATCCTCGACCGAGTTTCTCGCGATCCCGTATTACGCCCGGAACAACCGCGGTCCGACGTCGATGCGGACGTGGCTGCGTCTCGCCTGA
- a CDS encoding IclR family transcriptional regulator, whose translation MLKSNEKLFRIVDLLLEKGSAGVTELADDTPYHKSTVYTHLQTLRANGLAFKSDGKYQLSLKFLTISETIKNQRPVYQHGHEAIDSLANETGELSYLAVPEDDVVTILHYARGEKTTLSVTAGSNVPITEHSVGKVLLAFRSDGEHAEPNGTTSAGVVADSDGDIAAELEQARVDGFVISEDHTGSGPSIAEPDQTGPRSESHLTDVEHKTIAAPVLDEDDEPLAVVAVTGLSKRINGAYQERICQQVVRTAAVIERKLDVEQTVHASGRD comes from the coding sequence GTGCTCAAATCGAACGAGAAACTGTTCCGGATCGTCGACCTCCTCCTCGAGAAGGGGAGTGCGGGAGTCACGGAACTCGCCGACGACACACCGTACCACAAGAGCACCGTGTACACGCACCTCCAGACGCTGCGGGCGAACGGGTTGGCATTCAAGTCCGACGGGAAATACCAGCTATCGCTGAAGTTCCTCACGATCAGCGAGACGATCAAGAACCAGCGACCCGTCTATCAGCACGGGCACGAAGCGATCGACAGTTTAGCGAACGAGACGGGAGAGCTATCGTATCTGGCCGTCCCAGAGGACGACGTGGTCACCATCCTCCATTACGCGAGGGGCGAGAAGACGACGCTGTCGGTCACGGCCGGTTCGAACGTGCCGATCACCGAGCATTCGGTCGGGAAGGTCCTGCTGGCCTTCCGCTCCGACGGCGAGCACGCCGAGCCGAACGGGACCACGTCCGCGGGCGTGGTCGCGGATTCGGACGGCGATATCGCGGCGGAGCTAGAGCAGGCCCGAGTCGACGGGTTCGTCATCTCCGAAGACCACACCGGGAGCGGGCCGTCCATCGCCGAACCCGACCAGACGGGGCCGCGCTCGGAGTCACATCTCACGGACGTCGAGCACAAAACGATCGCCGCCCCCGTCTTGGACGAGGACGACGAACCGCTCGCAGTCGTCGCCGTCACCGGGCTCTCGAAACGCATCAACGGTGCGTATCAAGAGCGCATCTGCCAGCAGGTCGTCCGGACCGCAGCGGTCATCGAGCGGAAGTTGGACGTCGAGCAGACGGTCCACGCGTCGGGGCGGGACTGA
- a CDS encoding ABC transporter ATP-binding protein, protein MEIQLRNITKRFDDLVAVNDLSMTIKDGEFLTLVGPSGCGKTTTLRMIAGLETPTEGTIDFGGRDVTYASPQERELAFVFQAYALYPHMTARENMSFALDHTGVSREEIERRIDETASMLGIEGHLDKNPPSLSGGQQQRVALGRSIVRDPEVFLLDEPLSNLDAKLRTSMRAELQQLHREIQTTTIYVTHDQEEAMTMSDRVAILNNGNLQQVDTPEVVYSQPANRFVAGFIGSPSMNFLDCRYDDASGTLQTAAFSVEAPSGISGDVATLGVRPEELTIVPSGDGDFSAEVTVFEQIGAYNIIHLEIDGLDETIVAQVDGSKHLDPGDTVGVEIDPKHVHLFDTNDDAVYNPPLASEGTTTLA, encoded by the coding sequence ATGGAAATACAACTACGCAACATCACGAAGCGCTTCGACGACCTAGTAGCGGTCAACGACCTGTCGATGACGATCAAGGACGGGGAGTTCCTGACGCTCGTCGGCCCATCCGGGTGTGGGAAGACCACGACGCTACGGATGATCGCCGGCCTGGAGACGCCGACGGAGGGAACCATCGACTTCGGTGGGCGGGACGTGACGTACGCCTCCCCGCAGGAGCGCGAGCTCGCGTTCGTCTTCCAAGCGTACGCGCTGTACCCCCACATGACGGCGCGAGAGAACATGTCGTTCGCGTTGGATCACACCGGCGTCTCACGGGAGGAGATCGAGCGTCGGATCGACGAAACCGCCTCCATGCTCGGCATCGAGGGCCATCTGGACAAGAACCCGCCCTCGCTCAGCGGCGGGCAACAACAGCGCGTCGCGCTCGGGCGGAGCATCGTCAGGGACCCGGAGGTCTTCCTCCTCGACGAACCGCTCTCGAACCTCGACGCGAAACTCCGCACGTCGATGCGCGCGGAACTCCAGCAGCTCCATCGGGAGATCCAGACGACGACGATCTACGTCACGCACGACCAAGAGGAGGCGATGACGATGTCGGATCGCGTCGCGATTCTCAACAACGGGAACCTCCAGCAGGTCGACACCCCGGAGGTCGTCTACTCGCAGCCCGCGAACCGCTTCGTCGCCGGGTTCATCGGGAGCCCCTCGATGAACTTCCTCGACTGCCGCTACGACGACGCGTCCGGGACGCTCCAGACCGCCGCGTTCTCGGTCGAGGCGCCCAGCGGAATCTCGGGCGACGTCGCGACGCTGGGAGTCAGACCCGAGGAACTGACCATCGTCCCCAGCGGAGACGGCGACTTCTCCGCGGAGGTGACCGTGTTCGAGCAGATCGGCGCGTACAACATCATCCACCTGGAGATCGACGGCCTGGACGAGACAATCGTGGCGCAAGTCGACGGCTCGAAACACCTCGACCCGGGTGACACCGTCGGTGTCGAGATCGACCCGAAGCACGTCCATCTGTTCGACACCAACGACGACGCTGTCTACAACCCGCCGTTGGCCTCCGAGGGGACCACGACTCTCGCGTGA
- a CDS encoding carbohydrate ABC transporter permease produces MSVADRISGLFDPDREGVAWERGLRYVGVVLAALFVLVPLYWMVATSLKGSSQIGVFPPALVPSPATIEPYLSAWQTGPWGQWFLNTMLISGGSTVVALAISTPAAYALARFDFPGSNPVYLLFLGLLMIPAQILLIPLYNLLASLGLVDTRVGLILVYSTFFLAFSVFLLHSFMTNLPESLEEAARIGGIPEWKIFIKVILPLVKSGMVATGMLIFVFTWNEFLFALTFLQSEQLYTISVGLQSFQGIHGATVYNQLFAMSTLATLPVVILFALFSDQFIEGIAGLEME; encoded by the coding sequence ATGAGCGTCGCCGATCGCATCAGCGGGCTGTTCGATCCGGATCGCGAGGGCGTCGCGTGGGAGCGCGGCCTCCGCTACGTCGGGGTCGTGCTCGCGGCGCTCTTCGTGCTGGTTCCGCTCTACTGGATGGTGGCGACGAGCCTGAAGGGGTCCTCACAGATCGGGGTCTTCCCACCGGCGCTCGTTCCGAGTCCGGCGACGATCGAGCCGTACCTGTCGGCGTGGCAGACCGGGCCGTGGGGGCAGTGGTTCCTGAACACGATGCTGATCAGCGGCGGGTCGACCGTGGTGGCGCTCGCGATCTCGACGCCGGCGGCCTACGCGCTCGCCCGCTTCGACTTCCCCGGCTCGAACCCGGTCTACCTGCTGTTCCTGGGGCTGTTGATGATCCCGGCGCAGATCCTCCTCATTCCCCTGTACAACCTGCTGGCGAGTCTCGGCCTCGTCGACACGCGAGTGGGGCTGATCCTCGTCTACAGCACGTTCTTCCTCGCGTTCTCCGTCTTCCTCCTACACAGCTTCATGACGAACCTGCCCGAGAGCTTGGAGGAAGCCGCGAGGATCGGCGGAATCCCGGAGTGGAAGATCTTCATCAAGGTGATCCTTCCGCTGGTGAAGTCCGGAATGGTGGCGACGGGGATGTTGATCTTCGTCTTCACGTGGAACGAATTCCTGTTCGCACTGACGTTCCTCCAGTCGGAGCAGCTGTACACGATCAGTGTCGGACTCCAATCGTTCCAGGGGATCCACGGCGCGACCGTCTACAACCAACTCTTCGCGATGAGCACGCTGGCGACCCTCCCGGTCGTCATCCTGTTCGCGCTGTTCTCCGACCAGTTCATCGAAGGAATCGCCGGCCTCGAAATGGAATAA